The region GTAAGAGAAACCACAGGAATGGCATCTTCGTCATTATCTAAAGGTGAATCTCTATACGATACCGCTCGTGTACTCTCGACATATTCAGATGTAATCGCCATGCGTCACCCTGAAAAGTTTTCAGTTAAGGAATTTGCTGAAGGCAGTCGTGTGCCAGTGATTAATGGCGGTGATGGTTCAAATGAACACCCGACTCAAGCTTTATTGGATTTATTTACCATTCAAAAAGAGCTTAGTCATCATGGCCAAGATATTAGCGGCATGCATATTGCGATGGTGGGCGACTTAAAACATGGTCGTACTGTCCACTCTTTATCTCGCTTGTTATGCATGTATAAAGATGTGAAGTTCACATTAATTTCACCAGCTGAGCTATCAATGCCTGACTATGTGATCAATGACATTGAAAATGCTGGTCATAAGATCACAATTACAGACCAGCTCGAAGGCAATTTACATCAAGCTGATATACTCTATTTGACTCGAATTCAGGAAGAGCGATTCCCTTCTCAAGATGAAGCGGATAAATATCGCGGTAAATTTCGCTTAAATCACAGTATTTACACAAAGCACTGTAAATCTAACACTGTGATTATGCATCCATTACCTAGAGACTCTCGCGCTCAAGCTAATGAATTAGACAATGATTTAAATAGCCATCCAAGTCTGGCAGTTTTCAGACAAGCAGATAATGGCTTACTTATAAGAATGGCGCTTTTTGCTCTAACACTTGGTGTTGAAGATCAACTACAACAGCATGAGTGCCCAGTTAATTGGTATTCACGTAAAGCCGATAGATAATTGGCTAACGATTTAAAAGGATGATACATGACTCGCTCTGAAGCTCTATTTGAACAGGCTAAAAAAACAATTCCTGGTGGCGTTAACTCTCCAGTACGTGCATTTAACGGTGTTGGTGGCTCGCCGCTTTTCATCGAAAAAGCAGACGGCGCATATATCTTTGATGCTGACGGCAAGAAATACATTGATTATGTTGGTTCTTGGGGCCCTATGATTTTAGGCCATAACAACCCACAAATTCGTCAAGCTGTATTAGATGCTGTAGAAAATGGTCTTTCATTTGGTGCACCAACTGAGCTTGAAGTCACAATGGCTGAAAAAGTTATTGAAATGGTGCCATCAATCGAACAAGTTCGTATGGTAAGTTCAGGTACTGAAGCGACGATGAGTGCTATTCGTTTAGCACGTGGTTTCACTAACCGTGACAAAATCCTCAAATTTGAAGGTTGTTATCATGGTCACGCTGACTGTTTGTTAGTTAAAGCAGGTTCTGGTGCATTGACGCTAGGTCAACCAAGTTCACCAGGTATCCCTGAAGATTTTGCTAAGCATACATTAACAGCAGTATTTAACGACCTAGATTCTGTTCGCGCTATTTTCGAGCAACAGCCAGACACGATCTCTTGTATTATTCTTGAGCCTGTTGCCGGTAACATGAACTGTATCCCTCCAGTTGAAGGCTTCCTTGAAGGTCTGCGCGCTATTTGTGATGAGTTCGGCGCATTAATGATCATTGATGAAGTGATGACAGGTTTTCGCGTTTCAAAAAGCGGCGCACAAGGTCACTACAATGTGAAACCTGATCTAACGACTCTAGGTAAAGTTATCGGTGGCGGTATGCCAGTCGGTGCTTTTGGTGGCCGTAAAGATGTGATGCAGTTTATTGCACCAACAGGGCCAGTTTACCAAGCAGGTACTTTATCAGGCAACCCTATTGCTATGACTGCGGGTCTTGCTCAAATGGAAGCCCTTTGTAAAGAAGGCCTTTATGAAGAGCTAGCAGCAAAAACTAAGCGTATTGCATTAGGCTTTAAAGCTGCTGCAGATAAGCACGGTATTCCATTAAATATCAACTACGTTGGTGGCATGTTCGGTTTCTTCTTCACTGAAGATACCAGCCCGATTACGAGCTTCGATCAGGTCACTAAGTGTAACATGGATCACTTCCGTAACTTCTATCACCTAATGTTAGATGAAGGCGTTTACATGGCACCAAGTGCTTATGAAGCAGGCTTCTTATCTATGGCTCATGGTGAAGAAGAACTTGCAATGACTCTTGTTGCTGCAGATAAAGCTTTTGCTGCTTTAAAAGCGATGTAATTAAGTCAAATTTCAAAAAGGGTTGATAGCTTGCTATCAGCCCTTTTTTGCATCTAAAAAACGTGATCTAAGTTGCAACCCCCTACTTTATGTGATGAAATCCGCGCGTTATAACAAACCTTAATTGAAACTTAATTTAGCTTTGTTTACTTTCATTTTTAGCAATCCCCTTTTTGCTAAGTAGCAGTGGAATATCATTATGTTAGAAGCCTTTCTAATATCATTAGCAATACTTGCCTTGTTAAGTATTGTTTTTGAAGAAGTCACCCATATCAATAAAGCCAAATCTACCCTATTCCTGGGCTGTCTTGCATGGATAACCTTATTCATCTCAGCCGCAGGTACAAACCACACTCAAATCATTGCGGCGGAGTTAAACGAAAATTTGTTAGAGATTGCCACCTTATGGTTATTTCTCATGTCTACCATGACATTCGTTGCTTACCTCAATGCCAAAGGCATGATTCAACTGCTGGTGCAGAAGATATTTCCCCAGCAGGTATCCGTGCGAATGTTAATGCTACAAGTCGGCTTATTTTCACTCGTCTTATCGACATTTTGTGACAATGTCACTGCGACCTTGGTTTCCCTTGGGTTATTGACCACGTTTAATTTAAATAGCCAAATGCGCCGACGCATGGCGGTATTGATTATCTTTGCGGTTAACTCTGGGGGAGTAGCACTTATAACCGGTGATGTAACAACCTTAATGATATTTCTTGGGGGAAAAGTGCAGATGTCGCAGTTATTGATATTGTTCGTACCAGCAGGGATCAGCGTGATGTTGCTAGCGGTACTTTTTTCATTAAAGGCAGAAGGCCATGTCAGCACCACACCAATTAAACAAAACGTTAAAACTATCGATATTGTTATTGGCTTAATCTTCTTAGTGACGATAGTCATGACAATGGTTTTCAATGTCTTATTCGATATTCCTCCGGTACTGAC is a window of Shewanella donghaensis DNA encoding:
- a CDS encoding aspartate carbamoyltransferase, with the protein product MTQFTGSHILSVNQLDIDAINTIFNVADKMTPYALREKRTKVLEGAILGNLFFEPSTRTRVSFGCAFNLLGGNVRETTGMASSSLSKGESLYDTARVLSTYSDVIAMRHPEKFSVKEFAEGSRVPVINGGDGSNEHPTQALLDLFTIQKELSHHGQDISGMHIAMVGDLKHGRTVHSLSRLLCMYKDVKFTLISPAELSMPDYVINDIENAGHKITITDQLEGNLHQADILYLTRIQEERFPSQDEADKYRGKFRLNHSIYTKHCKSNTVIMHPLPRDSRAQANELDNDLNSHPSLAVFRQADNGLLIRMALFALTLGVEDQLQQHECPVNWYSRKADR
- the hemL gene encoding glutamate-1-semialdehyde 2,1-aminomutase, translating into MTRSEALFEQAKKTIPGGVNSPVRAFNGVGGSPLFIEKADGAYIFDADGKKYIDYVGSWGPMILGHNNPQIRQAVLDAVENGLSFGAPTELEVTMAEKVIEMVPSIEQVRMVSSGTEATMSAIRLARGFTNRDKILKFEGCYHGHADCLLVKAGSGALTLGQPSSPGIPEDFAKHTLTAVFNDLDSVRAIFEQQPDTISCIILEPVAGNMNCIPPVEGFLEGLRAICDEFGALMIIDEVMTGFRVSKSGAQGHYNVKPDLTTLGKVIGGGMPVGAFGGRKDVMQFIAPTGPVYQAGTLSGNPIAMTAGLAQMEALCKEGLYEELAAKTKRIALGFKAAADKHGIPLNINYVGGMFGFFFTEDTSPITSFDQVTKCNMDHFRNFYHLMLDEGVYMAPSAYEAGFLSMAHGEEELAMTLVAADKAFAALKAM
- the nhaD gene encoding sodium:proton antiporter NhaD; translation: MLEAFLISLAILALLSIVFEEVTHINKAKSTLFLGCLAWITLFISAAGTNHTQIIAAELNENLLEIATLWLFLMSTMTFVAYLNAKGMIQLLVQKIFPQQVSVRMLMLQVGLFSLVLSTFCDNVTATLVSLGLLTTFNLNSQMRRRMAVLIIFAVNSGGVALITGDVTTLMIFLGGKVQMSQLLILFVPAGISVMLLAVLFSLKAEGHVSTTPIKQNVKTIDIVIGLIFLVTIVMTMVFNVLFDIPPVLTFLGGLSVMFLVGHTSHTNKEEVQILEYIRQVEFDTLLFFLGILLLVGMLKEIGTLELLTEVYGLYNPAISNYFAGVGSAILDNVPLTAALLKADPILTTAQWLGLTYSVGVGGSLLVIGSAAGIIAMSKVKELTFVSYLKYFPALLLCYSVGYGLTILLANQIHN